Genomic window (Cryptococcus neoformans var. grubii H99 chromosome 9, complete sequence):
CGCCACCCTTCCCAGTACTTCGGTCGAGATGGTTTTCCGGCAAATCTTTCACCACATCGCCATCCCGCTCTCTTGGGCGCTCGTCCCGGTTCTCCCTGgattctttctttctctccgTTTCCCACTTGCCTTGACGCCAATCATCTCGATCGGCGGCATTTTTTCCACGGCTCCAAAATGAATCTTCTCGATCCTTGCTCCGacctttcttctcgtccCTCTCGCTCCTCACACTCTTCGCACGCTCACTCTCATCCcgtctctccctcttttcaCTCCCTTCAcgtccttctttcctctttttcttctcctccttctcagcctTTTTGGCTCTCTTGGCTTCTTTTCGAGCctgtctctcttctttcgtttctCCCTCATGTTTACgcttctttccatcgcCATTATTTCCTTTaatcttcttggcctccttcttcttctccgctcGGATGAATGCTGCCATAggatcctcttcatcgagATCATCTTGCTCGTcttcagaggaagaagattcgGAACCTATGCCAAAGGGGTTAAATCAGTCAAGACGTTCTAGGGGTCGGTGAAGAGATAAATAACTCACTAGACAAAATGGGAGGCATAGCGTTGTAGGTAGGTTCCTCTGGCTCTTCATACTCGCCATTCTcatccctctttccttgttgCCTATAATTTCTTGTATGGTCCACCTAAACGGGCCAAAATCCAGTCAGAATCTGTCTCAAGaacccttctctcttctcataGAACAACATAACCTCCACTCACTTTAAGCGTACGACCGATGATTTGAGTGCCGTTCATATTGTCAACAGCCAACACTGTGCTCCGTTGATCTTCATACATCAAAAATCCAAAACCGCGGGATTTGCCTGTTTCCTTATCTCGCACGAGATTGACATCCATAATCTCGCCCCACCTAAACGAAACTTAGCAAGAGCTATTCTAGCACAGTGACCCATGTAGAAAGACGTACTGAGAGAAGATCGTGATGAGGTCACCCTCCGTCAATTCGAATGGCAGGCCGCCCACATAGATATACGCCGATTCTTTATGTGTCCATATGATCAGAAAATAACCATGCGTATCCTGCGGAAAAATATTCACCCTTATACTCATCGTGCCAAGAGCCTTTTACCCCAAGTTCGAGTTCACGCTCGTTAATCCGATTGATCTCGCGAATAGTACTAGTTTGCGAGGGAATAATTATCAGTTAAACCAGCCAAGCGACCTTTTAAGGCATATGATCTAACTTACTTCATGGCAGTTTAAAACCAATAGTCGGAGGTAaagaatgaatgaatgaatgaattTCTCAAGTATATTCTACGTAGTGGAGTATTTTTGTTGTTGCGGGCATGTGGTGACCATCTGCAGCAGATAATCTTTCTGAGTCCCCATTATTACATAAGCCTTTCACACTCAAAGCAAGGTAATATTATTATAAGCAAGCGGACGTCCCAACAACCGAAGTGCACAAGGCTAACAACCGACGGGCCGGCCCTGGACGGTGGTATAAATTTTGTTAAAGGATTCTTTTTCGGGATCAATGGGCAACCGGACGACGCACATCATATACATATGCATATAAGTTACAGTATCAAGCTACCAAATTCCCAAGACAAATAAATGGACACCACGAGATCAGTTTACATGACTCAAGCTTAC
Coding sequences:
- a CDS encoding RNA-binding domain-containing protein, X-linked 2, whose translation is MNTIREINRINERELELGVKGSWHDEYKESAYIYVGGLPFELTEGDLITIFSQWGEIMDVNLVRDKETGKSRGFGFLMYEDQRSTVLAVDNMNGTQIIGRTLKVDHTRNYRQQGKRDENGEYEEPEEPTYNAMPPILSSSESSSSEDEQDDLDEEDPMAAFIRAEKKKEAKKIKGNNGDGKKRKHEGETKEERQARKEAKRAKKAEKEEKKKRKEGREGSEKRERRDESERAKSVRSERDEKKGRSKDREDSFWSRGKNAADRDDWRQGKWETERKKESRENRDERPRERDGDVVKDLPENHLDRSTGKGGGGSGRERELEEKPRDRGYRREDDRRRDDGRRKDDKDRDRAYSRRDDGDKDHDRGDHSRRNDRERDMRY